The Shewanella zhangzhouensis genome has a window encoding:
- a CDS encoding DMT family transporter → MQSGFYLLAALSAILMGTIGIIARFGELDAAMLTFYRLGLGALILMLFLLFRRETARLWVKPHWGTVAGGVLLATFILCFLKAIETIPMSLAIMLVYLAPAVAAIGAHFLFSERLGAAAFSLILLAFFGFAMLQEFKLDMAGAEAIGMSYALGCLLAYTAFILINKKIPPASDPYAKTWVQLAVGALVTLPMVWGDPLPNASEWFWLMIAAVFPGFLAILFAVKAITALPAKMFGTLAYLEPLMVVLTGYLLFNEPMSALKWGGCALILLSGIAQVQLANAANARAQAGNGSPLKVS, encoded by the coding sequence ATGCAAAGCGGTTTTTACTTGTTGGCAGCCCTGTCGGCCATTCTCATGGGTACCATTGGCATCATTGCCCGGTTTGGCGAGCTGGATGCGGCCATGCTCACCTTTTACCGGCTCGGGCTTGGCGCCCTCATTCTGATGCTGTTTTTACTGTTTCGTCGTGAAACCGCCAGGCTCTGGGTAAAGCCCCATTGGGGCACAGTCGCAGGTGGGGTGCTGCTGGCAACCTTTATTCTGTGCTTTCTCAAAGCCATAGAAACCATTCCCATGTCCCTCGCCATCATGCTGGTATACCTTGCCCCTGCGGTGGCGGCCATTGGCGCGCATTTCCTGTTTTCGGAGCGCTTGGGCGCTGCGGCTTTTAGCCTGATTCTGCTGGCCTTTTTTGGCTTTGCCATGCTGCAGGAATTCAAGTTGGATATGGCTGGCGCCGAGGCCATCGGCATGAGCTACGCCCTGGGCTGTTTGCTGGCCTACACCGCCTTTATCCTTATCAATAAAAAAATTCCGCCCGCCAGCGACCCCTACGCCAAAACCTGGGTGCAACTGGCGGTGGGCGCCCTGGTGACCCTGCCCATGGTGTGGGGCGACCCTTTGCCCAACGCCAGTGAATGGTTCTGGTTGATGATTGCCGCGGTCTTTCCCGGCTTTTTAGCCATTCTCTTTGCGGTAAAAGCCATTACCGCACTGCCCGCCAAGATGTTCGGTACCCTGGCCTACCTCGAGCCCCTGATGGTGGTATTAACCGGTTATCTGCTGTTTAACGAGCCCATGTCAGCCCTCAAATGGGGAGGCTGTGCCCTTATCCTGCTGTCAGGCATCGCCCAGGTGCAACTGGCAAATGCCGCCAACGCCCGCGCTCAGGCTGGCAATGGCAGTCCCCTTAAGGTAAGTTAA
- the pepN gene encoding aminopeptidase N — MKFLSQAWVAVAAVTLVSCASTDKTHPLERDTTPYISAEQAANRSQRVSNVHYELDFKLNGSAEFSATSKVRFQLSDTLSPLTLDLNKARITELLINGAKVYPNYNGSYLTLNPRLLVSGENQLQVSFVRPHSTNGEGLHRFEDPVDGRVYLYSHFEPAAAQQMFAVFDQPDLKASYKVKVTAPADWQVVTTTRESRINVEGNMRVWDFPETPLLSPYNFSLHAGPYQVWESGEARYPMRLFARQSIADKVTPQDWFRYTALGLEYFEQYFGIPYPFKKYDQLLVPDFLYGAMENAAAITFSESAFVSSGEMSLAQKQSLAGVIMHEMAHQWFGDLVTMKWWNGLWLNESFASLMGTMALAKIPEFSHAWQSFYAGGKQRAYTLDSLVTTHPIEVPVPTSGNAFDNIDAITYQKGAASLRQLSILLSEEPFRRGVSAYLKQYSYRNATLDDFIGSLAQAAGRDLTQWTRDWFYQPGVNSIEAEFSCDGEQISHFALRQRAPAEYPVLREQKVQVALFDADRHGLHRDRVVEVIFKGERTEVPALIGRQCPKLVYPNYQDWGYVKVNLDPRSFETARSQLSRTEDPLLRAMLWQSLWDSVTDGKLPLQDFLATALVNAPMEKDLQLSAQIIDKLQASAFYLQSANKGRGSFADKGLRALSQMSLRRAMESRGDKELQGRWFDAYISLAYGGEAIDHLNDLLDGASKVQGLEIDQDRRWDIIARLNRLDALGAERRVREEQIRDNSDSGQKSAIRARVQRPDGSIKRQWLSKIAAGSEPFPKLRVAMGNLYQPEQRLLANASSDERLAMLPDLDAKGPVFARSAAALIPGDCSQQGVDALSRYIDSKPALSSGMHRALLEARQLQQRCVKVLSALPN, encoded by the coding sequence GTGAAGTTCTTAAGCCAAGCCTGGGTGGCCGTTGCCGCTGTCACCCTGGTGTCCTGCGCCTCCACCGACAAAACCCATCCACTGGAGCGGGATACAACGCCGTATATCAGCGCCGAACAGGCAGCAAATCGCAGCCAACGTGTCAGTAACGTGCATTATGAGCTGGACTTCAAACTCAATGGCAGTGCCGAATTCAGTGCCACCAGTAAAGTGCGTTTTCAGCTCAGCGATACCCTGTCACCGCTGACACTGGATTTGAACAAGGCCCGCATTACCGAGCTGTTGATTAACGGCGCCAAGGTATACCCCAACTACAATGGCAGCTACCTGACCTTAAACCCCAGGCTGCTGGTGAGCGGCGAAAACCAGCTGCAGGTAAGCTTTGTCCGCCCCCACAGCACCAATGGCGAAGGCCTGCACCGCTTTGAAGACCCGGTCGATGGCCGTGTCTATCTTTACTCCCATTTTGAACCCGCCGCCGCCCAGCAAATGTTTGCGGTGTTCGACCAGCCGGATCTCAAGGCCAGCTACAAGGTGAAGGTAACTGCCCCCGCCGACTGGCAGGTAGTGACCACCACGCGGGAGAGCAGGATCAATGTTGAAGGCAATATGCGGGTGTGGGACTTCCCCGAAACCCCGCTGCTGAGCCCCTATAACTTCTCGCTCCATGCCGGCCCCTATCAGGTATGGGAGAGCGGCGAAGCGCGCTACCCCATGCGCCTCTTCGCCCGCCAGTCCATTGCCGACAAGGTCACACCGCAAGATTGGTTCCGCTACACAGCCCTGGGCCTCGAGTACTTTGAGCAATATTTTGGCATTCCCTATCCCTTTAAAAAGTACGATCAGCTGCTGGTGCCCGACTTCCTCTACGGCGCCATGGAAAACGCCGCCGCCATTACCTTCTCCGAGTCGGCTTTTGTCTCCAGTGGTGAGATGAGCCTAGCCCAGAAACAGTCGCTGGCGGGAGTCATCATGCACGAGATGGCTCATCAGTGGTTTGGCGATCTGGTCACCATGAAGTGGTGGAACGGCCTGTGGCTGAACGAGAGTTTTGCCTCCCTGATGGGCACCATGGCGCTGGCGAAAATCCCTGAGTTTTCCCATGCCTGGCAAAGCTTTTATGCCGGAGGCAAACAGCGGGCCTACACCCTCGACAGCCTGGTAACCACCCACCCCATCGAGGTGCCCGTGCCCACATCGGGCAATGCCTTCGACAATATCGATGCCATCACCTACCAAAAAGGGGCCGCCAGCCTGCGTCAGCTGAGCATACTGCTGAGCGAAGAGCCTTTCAGGCGCGGCGTATCCGCTTACCTCAAGCAGTACAGCTACCGCAACGCCACCCTGGATGACTTTATCGGCAGCCTGGCACAGGCCGCTGGCCGGGATTTAACCCAGTGGACCCGGGATTGGTTCTACCAACCCGGGGTAAACAGCATCGAAGCCGAGTTCAGCTGTGACGGCGAGCAAATCAGCCACTTCGCCCTGCGCCAGAGAGCACCGGCCGAATACCCGGTACTGAGGGAGCAAAAGGTGCAGGTGGCACTGTTTGATGCCGACCGCCACGGGCTGCACCGCGACCGGGTGGTAGAAGTTATCTTCAAGGGAGAGCGCACCGAGGTGCCCGCCCTTATCGGTCGCCAGTGCCCCAAACTGGTGTACCCCAACTATCAGGACTGGGGCTACGTGAAGGTAAACCTGGATCCCCGCTCCTTTGAGACCGCCCGCAGCCAGCTGTCCCGCACCGAAGACCCCCTGCTCAGGGCCATGCTGTGGCAAAGCCTGTGGGACAGCGTGACCGATGGCAAACTGCCGCTGCAGGACTTTTTGGCAACGGCACTGGTCAACGCCCCCATGGAAAAGGATCTGCAGCTGAGCGCCCAGATCATCGACAAGCTACAAGCCAGCGCCTTCTACCTGCAAAGCGCCAACAAAGGCAGGGGCAGCTTTGCCGACAAGGGCCTGCGCGCCCTGTCGCAAATGAGCCTGCGCCGCGCCATGGAAAGCCGGGGCGACAAAGAGCTGCAGGGCCGTTGGTTTGATGCCTATATCAGCCTGGCCTACGGCGGCGAAGCCATTGATCATTTGAATGATTTGCTCGATGGTGCCAGCAAGGTGCAGGGGCTGGAAATAGATCAGGACAGACGCTGGGACATCATAGCCCGCTTGAATCGCCTCGATGCCCTCGGCGCCGAGCGCCGGGTGCGTGAGGAGCAGATCCGGGATAACAGCGACAGCGGCCAGAAATCCGCTATTCGCGCCCGGGTACAACGCCCCGATGGCAGCATCAAGCGCCAGTGGCTGAGTAAAATCGCCGCCGGCAGCGAGCCCTTCCCCAAGCTGAGGGTAGCCATGGGGAACCTGTACCAGCCTGAGCAGCGCCTGCTTGCCAATGCCAGCAGCGACGAGCGCCTCGCCATGCTGCCGGACCTGGACGCCAAGGGACCCGTGTTTGCCCGCTCGGCCGCCGCCCTCATCCCCGGCGATTGCAGCCAGCAGGGGGTGGATGCCCTGAGCCGTTACATCGACAGCAAGCCTGCCCTCTCCAGCGGTATGCACAGGGCGCTGTTGGAAGCACGGCAGTTGCAGCAGCGCTGCGTGAAGGTGCTCTCGGCGCTGCCCAACTAA
- a CDS encoding glycerophosphodiester phosphodiesterase family protein, whose amino-acid sequence MLRKAYPLLCLLPLLALSACNDNDSPQTETEVTPPAATRVPAQVGVRPAYLISQMAEGELKSALAQCKDMPFYRSDFSIGHRGAAMQFPEHTRESYQAAIDSGAGVLECDVTFTADKALVCRHSQCDLHTTTNILAIPELAAKCSEPFSPFDAATGTPASAKCCTSDISLEEFMSLKGKMDGANSRATTVEAYLAGTPGWRTDLYAATGTLMTHAQSIEMFKAAGVKMTPELKSPAVTMPFDGMSQQEYADKLVAEYQAAGVMADRVYPQSFNLDDVKHWIATAPEFGQQAVYLDDRDETLPGFDPMNPATWQPDMASLKADGVEVVAPPLWMLVTLDNDGKIVPSEYAKAAKAAGLKIITWTLERSGHLTNGGGWYYQSITDATTNEGVTYELLDVLARDVGVIGVFSDWPATVTYYANCKGL is encoded by the coding sequence ATGCTCCGTAAAGCCTACCCTTTGCTCTGCCTGTTGCCTCTGCTGGCACTGAGTGCCTGCAATGATAACGACAGCCCACAAACCGAAACTGAAGTCACCCCACCTGCCGCCACCAGGGTACCCGCTCAGGTGGGCGTACGCCCGGCGTACCTGATTTCACAAATGGCCGAAGGTGAGCTCAAATCGGCGCTGGCTCAGTGCAAAGACATGCCGTTTTACCGCAGCGACTTTTCCATCGGCCACCGGGGCGCCGCCATGCAGTTCCCAGAACACACCCGCGAGTCATATCAGGCCGCCATCGATTCGGGCGCCGGGGTACTGGAGTGTGACGTGACCTTCACCGCCGACAAGGCGCTGGTTTGCCGCCACTCCCAGTGCGATCTGCACACCACCACCAATATTCTCGCCATCCCCGAACTTGCCGCCAAATGCAGCGAGCCATTCAGCCCCTTTGATGCCGCCACCGGCACCCCTGCCTCGGCCAAGTGCTGTACCAGCGACATCAGCCTCGAAGAGTTTATGAGCCTCAAGGGCAAGATGGACGGTGCCAACTCCAGGGCCACCACGGTGGAAGCCTATCTGGCCGGTACCCCGGGCTGGCGTACGGATCTTTATGCTGCCACCGGCACCCTGATGACCCACGCCCAATCCATTGAGATGTTCAAGGCCGCCGGCGTTAAAATGACCCCTGAGCTCAAGTCCCCCGCCGTCACCATGCCCTTCGATGGCATGAGTCAGCAGGAATACGCCGACAAACTGGTGGCCGAGTATCAGGCCGCCGGTGTAATGGCCGACCGGGTTTATCCCCAGTCCTTTAATCTGGACGATGTAAAACACTGGATTGCCACGGCGCCGGAGTTTGGCCAGCAGGCCGTGTATCTGGATGACAGGGACGAAACCCTGCCCGGCTTCGACCCGATGAACCCTGCCACCTGGCAGCCTGATATGGCCAGCCTCAAGGCCGATGGTGTGGAGGTAGTGGCGCCGCCTCTATGGATGCTGGTGACGCTGGATAACGACGGCAAGATAGTGCCATCCGAATATGCCAAGGCCGCCAAAGCCGCCGGGCTTAAGATAATCACCTGGACACTGGAGCGCTCTGGCCACCTCACCAACGGCGGCGGCTGGTACTATCAAAGCATTACCGATGCCACCACCAACGAAGGGGTCACCTACGAGCTGTTGGACGTACTCGCCAGGGACGTGGGCGTGATAGGGGTATTCTCCGACTGGCCAGCTACCGTCACCTACTACGCCAACTGCAAGGGGCTGTAA
- a CDS encoding serine hydrolase domain-containing protein — MTRVLLAVLCSAAVLMSCGKKDTDTTQIDDIQSRQERLHRAFDDIRSQSDFMGSVVLMQSGKVIFSDSSGFDDISKNEQSTTQSAYLIGSVSKTYTAALVLKAVDEQKLTLEQTLEAFFPTLENGHLISIKNLLQHSSGIGNYTKKGKGFFDYRTENQSSESMLNRILALGSDFEPGTKAEYSNSNYYLLALILEKVYQKSFGEILSEKITTPLNLTQTVHVRDSHQTQHSYTFENGQWLMFPASHLSVGLGAGSIKATPTEVAIFYHALFSGEIIPLPLVDTMKQTQNGFGLGIKPIEFFDKQGFGHGGTFDAYNAIAAYFPQEKMTLVLASNGSNDNFHDTYQQMLKSYFNQTLTDLPVAAEELARYVGLYQAIPDDPYGVTLVNLDGKLANQFPDGYTQALRYEGDGRFVYDQVGAEPVYFTLSDNGDRLSTRLGEKGEEEVKMKVVH; from the coding sequence ATGACTAGAGTTTTACTTGCCGTACTGTGCAGTGCAGCTGTGTTGATGTCTTGTGGCAAAAAAGACACAGATACCACGCAAATTGACGATATTCAGTCCAGACAGGAGAGGCTGCACCGGGCATTTGATGATATTCGCTCGCAATCTGACTTTATGGGCAGTGTTGTGCTGATGCAGTCAGGTAAGGTGATATTTTCAGATAGCTCGGGCTTCGATGACATAAGCAAGAATGAACAATCGACCACACAATCAGCTTACTTAATTGGTTCAGTGTCAAAAACCTACACAGCTGCCCTGGTGCTAAAGGCGGTTGATGAGCAAAAGCTGACTCTGGAACAAACGCTCGAGGCATTTTTTCCGACCCTTGAAAATGGACACCTAATCAGCATCAAAAATCTGCTTCAGCACAGCAGTGGCATTGGCAACTACACCAAAAAAGGAAAAGGATTTTTTGACTATCGGACAGAAAATCAAAGCAGTGAGAGTATGCTCAATCGAATTCTGGCGTTGGGCAGCGATTTTGAGCCAGGCACCAAAGCGGAGTACAGCAACTCCAACTATTACCTGCTGGCGCTCATCCTGGAAAAGGTATACCAAAAAAGCTTTGGTGAGATACTCAGTGAAAAGATAACAACGCCGTTAAACCTGACTCAAACGGTACATGTGCGCGACAGCCATCAAACTCAACATTCGTACACCTTTGAGAATGGCCAGTGGTTAATGTTTCCTGCATCCCATCTCTCTGTTGGTCTGGGGGCGGGTTCCATAAAGGCGACACCCACCGAGGTTGCGATTTTTTATCATGCCTTGTTTTCCGGTGAGATTATTCCTTTGCCATTGGTTGATACCATGAAGCAGACCCAAAATGGTTTTGGTTTGGGTATTAAACCCATTGAGTTTTTTGACAAGCAGGGATTTGGGCACGGTGGGACTTTTGACGCATATAACGCGATAGCGGCCTATTTCCCTCAGGAAAAGATGACGCTGGTTTTAGCATCCAATGGCTCAAATGATAACTTTCATGACACCTATCAACAGATGCTGAAAAGCTACTTTAATCAAACCCTGACTGATCTGCCTGTCGCGGCAGAAGAGCTGGCGCGCTATGTGGGTCTGTATCAGGCCATCCCTGACGATCCCTACGGGGTGACCCTGGTTAACCTCGATGGCAAGCTCGCCAATCAGTTTCCCGATGGTTATACCCAGGCGCTGCGATACGAAGGCGATGGCCGTTTTGTGTATGACCAGGTCGGCGCCGAACCTGTTTATTTTACTCTTTCAGACAATGGCGACAGGCTGTCGACCAGGTTAGGGGAAAAGGGCGAAGAAGAAGTGAAAATGAAGGTCGTTCATTAA
- a CDS encoding DUF4431 domain-containing protein, with protein sequence MWPRSVKDEVLVLCGRSCCICHGFCGTKIELHHIVEESKGGSSDLHNCIPLCFNCHADVGHYNPKHPKGTKYSESELRMHRERWYDAVKSFALEAQRLQKEMGDEVDEVYEGQEIELTGFVWREAFPGPPNYKSFEKDSLETYWMLVLPKPISLLASGFVHGNTFRIDNVKKLQLVVSPCFYDDHRNIVLKNAKVKGKLFQAHTGHHRGDACFEVVELNA encoded by the coding sequence ATGTGGCCACGATCAGTAAAAGACGAAGTCTTAGTTTTGTGCGGCAGAAGCTGTTGCATATGTCATGGCTTTTGCGGAACGAAAATAGAGCTTCACCATATTGTTGAAGAGTCGAAAGGCGGAAGTTCTGATTTGCATAATTGCATTCCGCTTTGTTTCAATTGTCATGCTGACGTAGGGCATTACAATCCTAAACACCCCAAGGGGACAAAGTATTCAGAATCAGAACTTAGGATGCATAGGGAGCGTTGGTATGACGCAGTGAAATCATTCGCTTTAGAGGCGCAGAGGCTTCAGAAGGAGATGGGAGATGAAGTTGATGAGGTTTACGAGGGACAGGAAATTGAGCTGACAGGTTTTGTTTGGCGAGAGGCATTTCCTGGTCCTCCCAACTATAAATCCTTCGAAAAAGATTCTCTAGAGACATACTGGATGTTGGTGCTTCCCAAACCAATATCATTACTAGCTTCTGGTTTCGTGCATGGTAATACATTTAGAATCGATAATGTCAAAAAGCTACAATTAGTAGTTAGTCCATGTTTTTATGATGATCACAGAAATATTGTGCTTAAAAATGCAAAAGTTAAGGGTAAGTTATTTCAAGCGCATACAGGACATCATCGTGGCGATGCATGTTTTGAGGTTGTAGAACTAAATGCCTAA
- a CDS encoding phosphoribosyltransferase — protein sequence MSDKHYITAQQLLEDSFRLAAQVYESGFRPQFIVGIWRGGAPIGIAVQEYFDFKKVDTDHIAVRTSSYYGIGTDKQSKEIKVHGLHYIIENCNADDGLLIVDDVFDSGRSIHALKEKLSQLMRLNMPRDIRIACPYYKPKNTAVPLKPDYYIHSSEDWLVFPHEVSGLTPDEIANGKSDLKNIAELFI from the coding sequence ATGTCAGACAAACATTACATTACGGCACAGCAGCTGTTGGAAGACTCATTTCGCCTGGCAGCCCAGGTGTATGAAAGCGGCTTTCGTCCGCAGTTTATTGTGGGGATCTGGCGTGGCGGTGCACCCATAGGGATTGCGGTGCAGGAATACTTTGATTTCAAAAAGGTCGATACCGACCATATCGCCGTGCGTACCTCTTCTTATTACGGCATTGGTACCGACAAGCAGAGCAAGGAAATCAAGGTCCACGGCCTGCATTACATCATCGAAAACTGCAACGCCGACGACGGCCTGCTGATTGTGGACGACGTATTCGACTCAGGCCGCAGCATCCATGCCCTGAAAGAAAAACTGTCTCAGTTGATGCGCCTCAACATGCCCCGCGACATCCGCATCGCCTGCCCATACTACAAGCCCAAAAACACCGCCGTGCCCTTAAAGCCGGATTACTACATCCACTCATCTGAAGACTGGCTGGTGTTCCCCCACGAAGTCTCGGGCCTGACACCGGATGAGATTGCTAACGGCAAGAGCGACCTGAAAAACATCGCCGAGCTGTTTATCTAA
- a CDS encoding alkaline phosphatase D family protein has protein sequence MKRSYSRRDFLAMSAKGVGAAVVSYGLMGCSSSDDDAPSVPVSFMHGVASGDPAHDAVIIWTRVTPTGDADLSVSWQVAKDADFNELVTDGSTMTNKDRDYTVKVDAMGLAAGSTYYFRFMCGDKTSAVGKTRTLPEGAVSQVKLAVMSCANFPAGYFNVYELAAAQGSLDAVVHLGDYIYEYPRGGYASENAAALGREVLPTHELLSLNDYRTRYAQYRGDESLQKLHALVPFITVWDDHEVCNDAWRDGAENHNDGEGDFEARKQAALQAYFEWLPIRPWREGNHEEIFRSFAFGDLVDLHMLDTRLLGRDEQLQFETYLDPATGAFDGTSFMADVTSTSRTMLGALQLLWLQSKLLANEAKWQVLGQQVLMGKMLLPAAIATQQLSIPQFAELAGLAQLAARAQAGDPTLTQEELMYLAANQHKLTPEVIALLQLPSIPYNLDAWDGYAYEREVILGTAKSVNANLVVLAGDTHNAWANELKDVNGAAVGVEFATSSVSSPGLEYYLQLPAEQIPATEAAVVGLVDDLKYANLKDRGFMVLTFTQDEVRSDWIYVSSILEKDFTEASARGYSARTLAGSHVIEAVV, from the coding sequence ATGAAACGGTCTTATTCACGTCGTGACTTCCTGGCCATGTCGGCCAAAGGCGTTGGTGCCGCAGTGGTCTCCTATGGCCTGATGGGCTGCTCCAGCAGCGATGATGATGCCCCATCTGTGCCCGTCAGCTTTATGCACGGTGTTGCCAGTGGCGACCCGGCCCATGACGCGGTGATTATCTGGACCCGGGTGACTCCCACAGGCGATGCCGACCTCAGTGTGTCCTGGCAGGTGGCCAAAGATGCCGACTTCAACGAGTTGGTGACAGATGGCAGCACCATGACCAATAAAGACAGGGACTACACAGTAAAGGTGGATGCCATGGGCCTTGCTGCCGGCAGCACCTATTACTTCCGCTTTATGTGCGGCGATAAAACCTCGGCCGTGGGCAAAACCCGCACCCTGCCGGAGGGCGCCGTATCCCAGGTGAAACTGGCGGTAATGAGCTGCGCCAACTTCCCGGCCGGTTACTTTAACGTGTACGAGCTGGCAGCGGCCCAGGGTTCGCTGGATGCCGTGGTGCATCTGGGCGACTACATCTATGAATATCCCCGTGGCGGTTATGCCAGCGAAAACGCGGCCGCTCTAGGCCGAGAAGTCTTGCCAACCCATGAACTTCTGAGCCTGAATGACTACCGAACCCGTTATGCCCAGTACCGCGGCGATGAGAGCCTGCAAAAGCTCCATGCCCTGGTGCCCTTTATCACAGTGTGGGATGACCACGAGGTCTGCAACGATGCCTGGCGCGATGGCGCTGAAAACCACAACGATGGCGAGGGCGACTTTGAGGCCCGTAAACAGGCGGCGCTGCAGGCCTACTTTGAGTGGCTGCCCATCCGCCCATGGCGCGAAGGTAACCACGAAGAAATCTTCAGAAGCTTTGCCTTTGGCGATTTGGTTGACCTGCACATGCTGGACACCCGTTTGCTGGGCCGTGACGAGCAGCTGCAGTTTGAAACCTACCTGGACCCGGCCACCGGCGCCTTCGACGGCACCAGTTTTATGGCCGATGTCACCAGCACCAGCCGAACCATGCTGGGCGCACTGCAGCTGCTGTGGCTGCAAAGCAAGCTACTGGCAAACGAAGCCAAATGGCAGGTACTGGGCCAACAGGTGTTGATGGGCAAGATGCTGCTGCCCGCGGCCATTGCCACCCAGCAGCTGTCTATACCTCAGTTTGCCGAGCTGGCTGGCCTGGCGCAGCTCGCCGCCCGTGCTCAGGCGGGCGACCCTACCCTGACTCAGGAAGAACTGATGTATCTTGCGGCCAACCAGCACAAGCTGACGCCGGAAGTGATAGCCCTGCTGCAACTGCCATCCATTCCCTACAACCTGGATGCCTGGGACGGTTACGCCTACGAGCGTGAAGTGATTCTGGGCACCGCCAAGTCGGTGAATGCCAACCTGGTGGTGCTGGCCGGTGATACCCACAATGCCTGGGCCAACGAACTCAAGGACGTGAATGGCGCCGCCGTTGGCGTGGAGTTTGCGACCAGCTCAGTGTCGTCTCCGGGTCTTGAGTACTACCTGCAATTGCCGGCCGAACAAATTCCGGCCACCGAAGCGGCCGTGGTGGGGCTGGTGGATGATCTCAAGTACGCCAACCTCAAGGACAGGGGCTTTATGGTGCTGACCTTCACCCAAGACGAGGTGCGCAGCGACTGGATTTATGTCTCGTCCATTCTGGAGAAAGACTTTACCGAGGCAAGCGCCCGTGGCTACAGCGCCCGCACACTGGCAGGCAGCCATGTGATTGAGGCTGTGGTGTAA
- a CDS encoding CBS domain-containing protein, which translates to MQVKDIMTPNPVCISEGASLKDAHLLMQSRGVRHLPVVGEQDGHYKGILTHKKMISTVVSLLNKYGQGALERKERQYLVSELMDKDAQRLSDDEPLAVVVDYFIENKLGCLPVVDGEQKVQGIVTSSDFVKLCKTLLSK; encoded by the coding sequence ATGCAAGTCAAAGACATCATGACCCCCAACCCTGTCTGCATCAGCGAGGGTGCCAGCCTCAAGGATGCACATCTGCTGATGCAATCCCGTGGGGTGCGCCACCTGCCGGTGGTGGGAGAACAGGATGGCCACTACAAGGGCATTCTTACCCACAAAAAAATGATTTCGACTGTCGTCAGCCTGCTGAACAAGTATGGTCAGGGCGCCCTCGAGCGCAAGGAGCGGCAATATCTGGTGAGTGAGCTGATGGACAAAGACGCCCAGCGCCTGAGCGACGATGAGCCATTGGCCGTGGTGGTTGACTACTTTATAGAGAACAAGCTGGGTTGCCTGCCGGTGGTGGACGGCGAGCAAAAGGTGCAGGGGATAGTGACCTCCTCCGACTTTGTGAAGCTGTGCAAAACCCTGCTTTCAAAATAA